The segment GTGATCCCCATCATTGACCTGCGTAAGCGTTTTGGCCTGCAAACGCGTGAACACGACAAGCACACCCGCATTATCGTTATTGAGATCAATAAGATGGTTGTCGGGTTTGTGGTGGATTCGGTCTCCGAAGTATTGCGGATTCCCGCAAATACGGTTGAGCCGCCGCCGCCGGTCGTCTCTGGTCTGGAATCCGAGTACATCAGTGGTGTGGGCAAGTTGGAAGACCGCCTGCTCATTCTGCTTGATCTTGATCGCCTGCTGTCCGGTGAAGAGAAGGACGTTCTGTTGCAGGTCTAGACGGCGACTGGACAATACCGTATCCAAAGGCCGCGGAATACGGCCCTGTGGAGCCGCCGTGTCCGCGTAAGCGGAGCGGCGGTTCTGTTTTTTCAACTCATCAAGGTTACCCTCAAAGCAGTGATTCTT is part of the Desulfovibrio ferrophilus genome and harbors:
- a CDS encoding chemotaxis protein CheW, whose translation is MDETQKKQDAELIQLVTFSIGEEEFGVDILKVQEIIRTMEITKVPKAPDFVEGVINLRGNVIPIIDLRKRFGLQTREHDKHTRIIVIEINKMVVGFVVDSVSEVLRIPANTVEPPPPVVSGLESEYISGVGKLEDRLLILLDLDRLLSGEEKDVLLQV